TGTTTTGCTTTCTCCCAAAGCCCTTCTAAATCCATCATAAATAAAAATGAAAAATCCGCTCCCCTACTCCAAAGTATGAAAGTCGAAAGGCTATTTGAACAATAAAATTAAAAAACCCAAAGCTCAATAATAATATAAGAATAATAAAGCCAAAAGGCTCAAGGAAGCTTACCTTAAAGGAGGTATTTGGTGGTAGGAAGTAAGCTATAATCCTTGAGCCATCAAGAGGTGGAATGGGAATAAGATTAAAAAGGCTTAAGAGAAAATTTGCTATTACAAAGCAAAGAAGGATCTGTTCAAGGTATGAACCAACAGGAATAAATGAAAGCCTTAAAATAATAGATGAAATAAGGGCAAGCCCTATATTTGAAAGAGGGCCTGCCAGGGCAACCTTAACCATATCACTTCTTGGATTATTAAGGTTATAAGAATTTACAGGAACAGGCTTTGCCCATGCGGGAACAGGAATGTGGGTAATAAAGGCAAAGAGGGGGACTAATATAGAGCCAATTGGATCAAGATGAGCCACTGGATTCAAGCTGAGCCTTCCAGAAAGCCTTGCTGTTTTATCTCCGCACGTATCAGCCACAAAAGCATGACTTACCTCGTGGATAACCACAGAAAAAAGCAAAACAGCAATGTAAATAACTAAATTCATAGTGTTTATTTAGATTTTTTGTTAATTAAAAACGATTTACGAATACCTGGCATTTATTTTAACATATTCGCTTGATAAATCACAAGTAAAAAATGAAATAGCCTCTTCTCCTTTGCCAAGGGAAATTCTTATCTCAATCTCCTTAACTTTTAATTCTTGTTTTATCTCTTCTCTATCAAAGAAAGTTATTGCTCCACAAGAGGTAACTAGATGACCCTGAAGCCAAATGCTTATTTTTTTAGGGTCTATATTTGCTTGTGCTTCCCCAATAGCTTGCAATATCCTTCCCACATTTGGGTCGCATCCATACATTGCTGTTTTTACAAGGCAAGAATTTGCAAGAGAACAAGCAACCGCCTTTGCATCTTTTTTTGTTTTTGCACCCTCTACCACAATCCTTATAAGCTTTGTTGCACCCTCTCCATCCTCTACAATCTGTCTTGCCAGGCTTGCACAGACAAAGAATAAACCTTGTGAAAATTTATTTTTATCAACCTCTTTGCTCATCCCATTTGCCATAATTATTACACTATCATTGGTTGATCTGCAACCATCAACGCTTATCCGGTTAAATGTCTCATCAACGCAAGCTTTAAGGATTCCTTGCAGGGTTTTATTGTCAAACCTTGCATCGGTTACAATAAATGAAAGCATGGTTGCCATATTTGGGTATATCATTCCAGCACCCTTTGCAATCCCTGCAATCTTGCAAAAGCCAAGGTCAATTTCTGCCTCCTTTTTTGTCTTGTCTGTTGTCATAATGCCTTCTATACAATCATCATTGCTTCCAAAAGGAAGCCTTTTAACCAGCCTTTTTATCCCAGATTCTATTTTTTCCATAGGAAGGAATTCGCCAATTTTTCCTGTTTGACCTCCTATAAGGACAGAATTATAGGGAATATTGAGGCTTTTTGCTACAATTCTTGCCATTCTTTGGACATCCCTTAAGCCCTTTACCCCTGTTCCTGTATTTGCATTCCCTGAGTTTATAAGAATAGCCTGAATTTTATTATTCCTCCTCCTTTTGTTAAAAAGGATAGAGGCTCCCTTTATCTTATTCTTTGTCCAAACACCAGCCCAATTTGCAGGATTTTCGGAATAGATTAAAGAGAGGTCTTTTTTCCTTTTCTTTATCCCACAATGAATACCACTTACCTTTATTCCAGAAATAGAAAGCAAGCCTTTCATTATTATATTTTGATATAATGATAGCATTTTTGTAAAGGGTAATTCTTGACAGGTAGGGTTTTTTTAATATAAACTTTATTCTTATGCTAAATGTAGATATCAAGGAATTATTGGAAGCAGGCATCCATTTTGGTCATCAAAGGCAGAAGTGGAATCCAAAAATGGCGAGGTATATCTATACGGTAAGGAATGACATCCATATTATTGACCTTGAAAAAGCCCTTAAGTGCCTTAATGATGCTTATGAGTTTGTAAAAAAGCTTTCTTCATCAAACGGAAATATAGTTTTTGTTGGCTCAAAAAAACAGACACAGCAGGTAATAANNNNNNNNNNGAGGCAGAAAGGTGTGAGGCTTTTTATGTTAATAATAGATGGCTGGGAGGCACACTTACAAATTTTTCTACAATTAGAAAAAGTATATGGAAGCTTATTGATTTTGAAGAAAAAGAGAAGAATGGCGAGTTCAATCGCCTACAAAAGAAGGAAAGAACAAAATTGCTAAAAGAATATGCGAGGCTTGTCCGTAATCTAGGAGGAATAAAGGGGCTAGAGGAGCTTCCCTCTGCAATATATATTGTTGATTCAGCAAGAGAGAAAATATGCGTTGAAGAGGCAAGAAAAATGGGAATTCCAACCATTGCTATTGTTGATACAAATGGAGACCCAGATAAGGTTACATATCCCATTCCGGGGAATGATGATGCTATCCGTTCAATAAGGTTTATCACATCCTGTATAGCTAATGCTGTTATTGAGGGAAGAAATATAAAAGAAGGGTTACCACAGGAAGAAAAGGTTGAAGAGATAGAAGAAAAAGAAATAAAAAGAGAAGAGGTAAAAGAAAAAGAGGAGGTTATAAGCGAAATTGAATACAGCCCTGATTAAGGAATTAAGGGAAAAAACATTTGCGGGAATCTTGGATTGTAAGGCTGCCTTAGAAGAAGCAGAAGGCAATATTGAAAAGGCAATTGTTATCCTTCGCGAAAAGGGAAAGGCAGGAAGTAAAAAGCTTGAGGGAAGAAGTGCAAAGGNNNNNNNNNNGTGTTCTCCTTGAGCTTAATTGTGAAACAGATTTTGTAGCAAAGACAGAGGAATTTAAAAACCTCGGGAAAGAGCTTTGCCTTCAAATAGCTTCCTCAAATCCATTATATATAAGTGAAAATGATGTGCCCGCTAATATTATTGAGGAGGAAAAAAATATTATAAAAAACCAGTTTAAGGATAAGGGGAAACCAAAGGCTGTTTTAGAAAAGATAGCAAGTGGTCGGCTTTCAAAATTCTTTGAAGAAAATTGCCTTCTTTCTCAGCCATATATCAGGGAACCAAAAATAAAGATAAAGGACCTTGTCTTAGAAACCCAAGCCAAGTTTAAAGAAAAGCTCTCTGTTTCTCGTTTTGTTATATTTAAGGTAGGTGGTTGAAGATTGGGATATAAATGTATCGGTCAGACAAGAGCTTGTTAAGAGATTTGTTGATTTAAGAAGGATAAAATTTAATACCATTGCCAGCGTTGTCTATCTAAAAGGTAGTATTGTCTTTATAAAAACAAAGGATTCTTCCGAGAAGGTTGTTGCCTCTATAGAGGAAAGGATTGAGGCTGAAAAAAGGCGCCTTGCTGACCTAGAAAAGAGGATAAAAAAGATAAAGGGGGTAAAGGGTGTAATATTTGACCTTGAGGATTGGGTAAAATTTGGTAATGAATGGAAAAGGAAAACAGGGTAAAAGGTATGTGTTTAGCTGAGCTCATTAGTTTAGACATTTCAATAAAAATCCTATTTCTTTAAAAATCCTTCTATAATCTTTGCAAGCATATCAACCTCAATGTTTGCTTTATATCCAATATTCATCTCATTAAGGGTTGTTTCCTTTAAGGTATGAGGAATAATGCTTACAGAGAATTTACCTCCTATAATATCAACAATGGTTAACGATACACCATCAATGGCAACAGAACCCTTTTTTACAAGATATTTTAATAAGGTCTTGGAAATAGAAAAAAAATAAAGAGAACCCCTTTTTTCGCAAAGCCTTGCCAAACCATCTATATGACCAGATACAATATGGCCACCCAATCTATCAGAAATCCTTAATGGCCTTTCAAGATTTACCTTGCCCCCCTTTTTAAGAAAACCAAAGTTTGTTGTCTTCAATGTCTCTTTTGAGAGATTGCAAATAAAACCATCGTTAGGAAGGGAGGAGATGGTCAAACAACATCCAGAAACTGCAATGCTATCCCCTATTTTAAGGTCTTCTCTAACCCTTTTGCAAGAAACATAAATTTCCTTTCCAATGCTTTTTATAACCCCTTTTTCTTCAATTATTCCTGTAAACATTTGGTTTTATTATATAATTCCTTGATTGAAATGGCAAGGCTTTATATACTTTACTTATGGATTATCAAGATGCGGGTGTTGATATTGAAAAGGGAAATATTTTTGT
This genomic stretch from bacterium harbors:
- a CDS encoding site-2 protease family protein: MNLVIYIAVLLFSVVIHEVSHAFVADTCGDKTARLSGRLSLNPVAHLDPIGSILVPLFAFITHIPVPAWAKPVPVNSYNLNNPRSDMVKVALAGPLSNIGLALISSIILRLSFIPVGSYLEQILLCFVIANFLLSLFNLIPIPPLDGSRIIAYFLPPNTSFKVSFLEPFGFIILILLLSFGFFNFIVQIAFRLSYFGVGERIFHFYL
- the argJ gene encoding bifunctional glutamate N-acetyltransferase/amino-acid acetyltransferase ArgJ, translating into MKGLLSISGIKVSGIHCGIKKRKKDLSLIYSENPANWAGVWTKNKIKGASILFNKRRRNNKIQAILINSGNANTGTGVKGLRDVQRMARIVAKSLNIPYNSVLIGGQTGKIGEFLPMEKIESGIKRLVKRLPFGSNDDCIEGIMTTDKTKKEAEIDLGFCKIAGIAKGAGMIYPNMATMLSFIVTDARFDNKTLQGILKACVDETFNRISVDGCRSTNDSVIIMANGMSKEVDKNKFSQGLFFVCASLARQIVEDGEGATKLIRIVVEGAKTKKDAKAVACSLANSCLVKTAMYGCDPNVGRILQAIGEAQANIDPKKISIWLQGHLVTSCGAITFFDREEIKQELKVKEIEIRISLGKGEEAISFFTCDLSSEYVKINARYS
- the rpsB gene encoding 30S ribosomal protein S2 is translated as MLNVDIKELLEAGIHFGHQRQKWNPKMARYIYTVRNDIHIIDLEKALKCLNDAYEFVKKLSSSNGNIVFVGSKKQTQQVI
- the rpsB gene encoding 30S ribosomal protein S2, with the translated sequence EAERCEAFYVNNRWLGGTLTNFSTIRKSIWKLIDFEEKEKNGEFNRLQKKERTKLLKEYARLVRNLGGIKGLEELPSAIYIVDSAREKICVEEARKMGIPTIAIVDTNGDPDKVTYPIPGNDDAIRSIRFITSCIANAVIEGRNIKEGLPQEEKVEEIEEKEIKREEVKEKEEVISEIEYSPD
- the tsf gene encoding elongation factor Ts (EF-Ts; functions during elongation stage of protein translation; forms a dimer; associates with EF-Tu-GDP complex and promotes exchange of GDP to GTP resulting in regeneration of the active form of EF-Tu) yields the protein VLLELNCETDFVAKTEEFKNLGKELCLQIASSNPLYISENDVPANIIEEEKNIIKNQFKDKGKPKAVLEKIASGRLSKFFEENCLLSQPYIREPKIKIKDLVLETQAKFKEKLSVSRFVIFKVGG
- a CDS encoding riboflavin synthase, whose translation is MFTGIIEEKGVIKSIGKEIYVSCKRVREDLKIGDSIAVSGCCLTISSLPNDGFICNLSKETLKTTNFGFLKKGGKVNLERPLRISDRLGGHIVSGHIDGLARLCEKRGSLYFFSISKTLLKYLVKKGSVAIDGVSLTIVDIIGGKFSVSIIPHTLKETTLNEMNIGYKANIEVDMLAKIIEGFLKK